The following coding sequences are from one Elusimicrobium minutum Pei191 window:
- a CDS encoding nitroreductase family protein, giving the protein METSKAIFGRRSIRKYIADIPVDENQIKILLAAAMAAPTARNAQEWEFLVVRERETLQKIVETHPYASMLKEAPCAIIVCANLKKELIPGYWIGDCGAATQNILLAATNLGLGTVWLGVQAVKERVDAVRKIFNLPEHIMPFSIVAVGTPAEEKDPQDRYDEAKVHYGKW; this is encoded by the coding sequence ATGGAAACATCAAAAGCTATTTTTGGCAGAAGAAGCATAAGAAAATATATAGCGGACATTCCCGTTGATGAAAACCAGATAAAAATTCTTTTAGCCGCCGCCATGGCCGCACCTACTGCGAGGAACGCGCAGGAATGGGAATTTTTGGTAGTAAGAGAAAGGGAAACTTTACAAAAAATAGTTGAAACGCACCCTTACGCTTCTATGTTAAAAGAAGCGCCTTGCGCGATTATCGTATGCGCTAACTTAAAAAAAGAACTTATACCCGGCTACTGGATAGGCGACTGTGGCGCGGCAACACAAAATATTCTGCTGGCGGCTACAAATTTGGGACTTGGGACAGTATGGCTTGGCGTGCAGGCGGTTAAGGAACGTGTTGACGCCGTAAGAAAAATATTTAACCTGCCCGAACATATAATGCCTTTTTCTATAGTAGCGGTCGGAACGCCCGCGGAAGAAAAGGACCCGCAAGACAGGTATGACGAAGCAAAAGTGCATTATGGAAAATGGTGA
- a CDS encoding L-serine ammonia-lyase, giving the protein MKTLRSLYRIGMGPSSSHTMAPRRAAQEFAAENESACSFRVTLYGSLALTGRGHLTDHAIKDGMSPKTVEIIWQGDTFLPFHPNAMKFEALDQTSKVLSEKTLYSIGGGEISDGTIPKEDEKSIYQHGSMEEILKYTAQQKIALWEYVEECEGKEIWPFLYTVWEQMQAAINNGIERRGILPGELNLERKARRFFKKAETAPRYVRRINTVFAYALACAEENANGGQVVTAPTCGSCGVVPAVLRITKEIYDYDDKAVVCALATAGLIGNLAKTNASISGAEVGCQGEVGVACAMAAAAVCQLEGGDNKSVAYAAEMGIEHHLGLTCDPVAGLVQIPCIERNALAAVRAIDCATFAITSDGEHSVSYDEILQTMMQTGKDMKSDYRETSSGGLAKFFKNKFFKGTE; this is encoded by the coding sequence ATGAAAACATTGAGAAGTCTATACCGTATAGGAATGGGGCCTTCAAGCAGCCACACAATGGCGCCGAGGAGAGCTGCCCAGGAATTTGCCGCGGAAAACGAGTCCGCCTGCTCATTTAGAGTTACTTTGTACGGCTCGCTGGCTTTAACGGGCCGCGGACATTTAACCGACCATGCTATTAAAGACGGAATGTCCCCCAAAACAGTTGAGATTATATGGCAAGGCGATACTTTCTTACCCTTCCATCCCAACGCTATGAAGTTTGAAGCGCTTGACCAAACAAGCAAAGTATTAAGCGAAAAAACGCTTTACAGCATAGGCGGCGGGGAAATATCCGACGGAACTATACCTAAAGAAGATGAAAAATCAATTTATCAGCACGGGTCGATGGAAGAAATTTTAAAATATACGGCTCAGCAAAAAATTGCCCTTTGGGAATATGTGGAGGAATGCGAAGGTAAAGAGATTTGGCCTTTTCTTTATACAGTTTGGGAGCAAATGCAGGCCGCTATAAATAACGGCATTGAGAGACGTGGTATTTTGCCCGGCGAACTTAATTTGGAAAGAAAGGCCCGCAGGTTTTTTAAAAAAGCGGAAACCGCCCCCAGATACGTACGCCGCATTAATACCGTTTTTGCTTACGCGCTTGCCTGCGCGGAAGAAAACGCCAACGGCGGGCAGGTTGTTACCGCCCCCACTTGCGGAAGCTGCGGCGTTGTGCCCGCTGTACTTCGCATTACAAAAGAAATTTATGATTATGATGATAAGGCTGTTGTCTGCGCTTTAGCAACAGCCGGCCTTATAGGAAACCTTGCTAAAACAAACGCATCAATATCAGGCGCTGAAGTAGGCTGCCAGGGTGAAGTGGGCGTTGCATGCGCGATGGCCGCCGCCGCAGTATGCCAGCTTGAAGGCGGCGATAATAAAAGCGTAGCGTACGCGGCCGAAATGGGCATTGAACACCATTTGGGACTTACGTGCGACCCTGTGGCCGGGCTTGTGCAAATACCCTGCATAGAAAGAAATGCTTTAGCCGCCGTACGCGCCATAGATTGTGCTACGTTTGCCATAACCTCTGACGGAGAGCATAGCGTCTCTTACGATGAGATTTTGCAAACCATGATGCAAACCGGCAAAGATATGAAAAGCGATTACAGGGAAACATCTTCCGGCGGACTTGCGAAGTTTTTTAAAAATAAATTTTTTAAAGGAACTGAATAG
- the hydE gene encoding [FeFe] hydrogenase H-cluster radical SAM maturase HydE, which produces MREIIKKAAKTNNLTEEEITLLLENSSFNGELFAAADFTRKQNVGDGVHLRALIEYGNICQNNCFYCGIRAAKKDVKRYRLDTETTLKAAALAKNLGYKTIVLQSGEENAAPLNEFLQIIKEIKNMGLALTLSIGEKTYQEYLAYREVGADRFLLRIETTDENLYQTLHPGMNLQNRLRCLKDIKKLGYETGTGIMVGLPGQTAKSIAKDILFFKELDADMLGIGPFIPCPGTPLENEKGGSLETALKVMAISRLIMPKINIPATTAMEAIEKNGRIKALQSGANVIMPNVTPQNERKNYALYPGKPGILQTPEEFLNSLKQTLSQIGRFVSQDAGMSLNYRPIEK; this is translated from the coding sequence ATGCGTGAAATAATAAAAAAGGCCGCCAAAACAAATAACCTTACGGAAGAAGAAATAACGCTGCTTTTAGAAAATTCCTCTTTTAACGGGGAGCTTTTTGCCGCGGCCGATTTTACGCGCAAGCAAAATGTGGGTGACGGCGTGCATCTGCGCGCTTTAATAGAATATGGGAATATCTGCCAAAACAACTGTTTTTACTGTGGCATAAGGGCCGCTAAAAAAGATGTAAAAAGATACCGCCTGGACACGGAAACCACGCTAAAAGCCGCCGCTTTGGCAAAAAACCTGGGTTACAAAACAATTGTTTTGCAATCAGGTGAGGAAAACGCCGCTCCTTTAAATGAATTTTTGCAAATTATAAAAGAAATTAAGAATATGGGCCTTGCCCTTACTTTAAGCATTGGTGAAAAAACTTACCAAGAATATCTTGCTTACAGAGAAGTCGGCGCGGATAGGTTTTTACTGCGTATTGAAACAACGGACGAAAATTTGTACCAAACACTTCACCCTGGTATGAATTTGCAAAACAGGCTGCGCTGCCTTAAGGATATAAAAAAGCTGGGTTATGAAACAGGCACAGGCATAATGGTAGGGTTGCCGGGCCAGACGGCAAAATCAATAGCGAAAGATATTTTATTTTTTAAAGAGCTAGACGCCGACATGCTTGGCATAGGGCCGTTTATCCCATGCCCCGGCACCCCTTTGGAAAATGAAAAGGGCGGCAGTTTGGAAACAGCTTTAAAAGTTATGGCGATATCACGCCTTATTATGCCAAAAATAAATATCCCGGCCACAACAGCTATGGAAGCTATTGAAAAAAACGGACGGATAAAAGCATTGCAAAGCGGAGCAAATGTAATAATGCCAAATGTTACACCACAAAACGAGCGCAAAAATTACGCCCTTTATCCCGGAAAACCGGGCATTTTGCAAACTCCTGAAGAGTTCTTAAATAGCCTTAAGCAAACGCTTAGCCAAATAGGCCGTTTTGTATCGCAAGACGCGGGCATGAGTTTAAACTACCGTCCTATAGAAAAATAG
- a CDS encoding manganese efflux pump MntP family protein, which translates to MEFWAVFIMFICLCVDNMVMANMSAMKPQNNDVRSSLSLRISLSFSIFHVLFFLVGYGFAALLKPYPHTWIAGAWIAFAFILLIGIRLLMETVEKSPSFSVADKDMNPKLLKTSALLALNSLMIGFAMCVMAVEYQLFWPAFSLFAISMIMSMIGFLTGKPESKKISSKIFESIAGLIMIVLAVRILLTYY; encoded by the coding sequence ATGGAATTTTGGGCAGTCTTTATAATGTTTATATGTTTATGTGTTGATAATATGGTTATGGCCAATATGTCAGCCATGAAGCCGCAAAATAATGACGTAAGAAGTTCTTTGTCTTTAAGGATATCATTATCTTTTTCCATTTTTCATGTGCTTTTTTTCCTTGTAGGTTACGGTTTTGCGGCTTTATTGAAACCATATCCGCACACTTGGATAGCAGGCGCCTGGATAGCGTTTGCTTTTATCCTTCTTATAGGAATAAGGCTTTTAATGGAGACTGTTGAAAAAAGCCCAAGCTTTTCCGTGGCGGACAAAGACATGAATCCGAAACTTTTGAAAACAAGCGCTTTGCTGGCGCTTAATTCTTTAATGATAGGTTTTGCCATGTGTGTTATGGCCGTTGAGTATCAGTTGTTCTGGCCCGCGTTTTCGCTTTTTGCCATATCAATGATAATGTCAATGATAGGTTTTTTAACAGGCAAACCCGAATCTAAAAAAATATCTTCAAAAATATTTGAATCCATCGCAGGGCTTATAATGATAGTTCTTGCGGTAAGAATTCTGTTAACTTATTATTAA
- a CDS encoding manganese efflux pump MntP family protein: MDIFTLLMIAAGLSMDNFAVSLASGCNPNIKIKDISKAALLFVAAHLVMFSLGWFGVSVIAERFDAYDHWISFGLLVFIGLRMIKEAAAKKGQQECVNITETFSRLLLIALATSMDALAVGISLSLAGVHFVLSVAAISFFVLITTFFGFKIGGKLGDKLGIKAEIFGGIVLIGIALKILLDAMM, encoded by the coding sequence ATGGATATATTTACGCTTTTAATGATAGCCGCCGGTCTTTCTATGGATAATTTTGCCGTTTCTTTAGCTTCAGGCTGCAACCCCAATATAAAAATTAAAGATATTTCCAAAGCCGCTTTGTTATTTGTTGCTGCGCATTTAGTAATGTTTTCCTTAGGCTGGTTCGGCGTCAGTGTTATAGCTGAGCGTTTTGACGCTTATGATCATTGGATATCATTCGGCCTTTTGGTTTTTATCGGTTTAAGAATGATAAAAGAAGCCGCAGCCAAAAAAGGGCAGCAGGAATGCGTTAATATTACGGAAACTTTTAGCCGTTTGCTTTTAATCGCTTTAGCCACGAGCATGGACGCTTTGGCCGTAGGCATAAGTTTAAGTTTAGCGGGCGTTCATTTTGTTTTATCCGTAGCGGCGATATCATTTTTTGTTCTTATAACAACCTTTTTTGGTTTTAAAATCGGCGGCAAACTTGGCGATAAGCTTGGAATAAAGGCTGAAATATTTGGCGGAATCGTGCTTATAGGCATAGCCTTAAAAATTCTGCTTGACGCTATGATGTAA